A region from the Corallococcus silvisoli genome encodes:
- a CDS encoding DUF2378 family protein, giving the protein MGMDWTTFPEETPVPLVLGQAVEAMLACADVGTPGLPELLRSLGLPEGAPSQAAYPARLWPRLVHGMARVLNPGLGEARALYLLGERYGASVKVSRMGASLHDFARVVGAERMLQRMAHNVQWGHTFLDATVVPRPGGEAWELVIRPRAEFVGSAWLSAEPPRFAQGLLTFAFQDAGAVHARVDVLDHDPVNAATRFLVTL; this is encoded by the coding sequence ATGGGAATGGATTGGACGACGTTCCCCGAGGAGACACCGGTGCCGCTCGTGCTGGGGCAGGCGGTGGAGGCGATGCTTGCTTGCGCGGACGTGGGGACGCCCGGGCTCCCAGAGCTGCTGCGGTCCCTGGGGTTGCCGGAGGGAGCGCCGTCACAGGCGGCCTACCCCGCGCGGCTGTGGCCCCGGCTCGTCCATGGGATGGCGCGCGTGCTGAACCCGGGCCTGGGGGAGGCGCGAGCGCTCTACCTGCTGGGCGAGCGCTACGGCGCCAGCGTGAAGGTGTCCCGCATGGGCGCGTCGCTGCATGACTTCGCGCGCGTGGTGGGGGCGGAGCGGATGCTCCAGCGCATGGCCCACAACGTCCAGTGGGGGCACACCTTCCTGGACGCCACGGTGGTGCCGCGCCCGGGAGGGGAGGCGTGGGAGCTGGTCATCCGACCGCGCGCGGAGTTCGTGGGCAGCGCCTGGCTGTCCGCGGAGCCGCCCCGCTTCGCGCAGGGACTGCTCACGTTCGCGTTCCAGGACGCGGGGGCCGTGCACGCCAGGGTGGACGTGCTGGACCACGACCCGGTGAACGCCGCCACGCGCTTCCTGGTGACGCTGTAG
- a CDS encoding ATP-binding response regulator — protein sequence MAEEPRLATVLNVNDDEANRYLVNRVLRMSGYHVLEAATGMAAILLAEQHRPDVIVLDVKLPDISGYEVCARLRANAATASIAVMHTSATFVTPDKKVQGLEGGADAYLTQPYEPSELVATVRSLLRLRHAEQQARLRTDQLIEMDRRKDEFLAMLGHELRNPLAAIMTAIGILERRGSTDDKEARMHGIIHRQTHHLARLVDDLLDVSRITRGKVELRQEPVNLTDSFQQVLSILRPRVEERGLKLEAHLPSAPLWLQGDATRLEQIFTNLLDNAAKYTDQGTITVELFQEGVDGSAQAVLRVKDTGIGIPQEKLPAMFDLFAQADTSLERSRGGLGIGLTLVRTLVRMHGGSVEATSGGLGQGSEFVVRLPLLREDRLRRLDGVGDADARRARRILLMEGHPDARQSLRDLLELWGHQVTVAPDGAQGVALAMEQSPELVLVELGLPGLDGYQVARALRTRMGQDLRLVALSGDGDADDYLRALKAGFDLHLTRPVRPTDLERVLSDL from the coding sequence GTGGCTGAAGAACCCCGCCTGGCCACGGTCCTCAACGTCAACGACGATGAGGCCAACCGCTACCTCGTCAACCGCGTCCTCAGGATGTCCGGCTACCACGTGCTGGAGGCCGCCACCGGCATGGCGGCCATCCTGCTGGCGGAGCAGCACCGCCCGGACGTCATCGTCCTGGACGTGAAGCTGCCGGACATCAGCGGCTATGAAGTCTGCGCCCGCCTGCGCGCCAACGCGGCCACGGCCTCCATCGCGGTGATGCACACGTCCGCGACGTTCGTCACGCCGGACAAGAAGGTGCAGGGCCTGGAGGGCGGCGCGGACGCGTACCTCACCCAGCCCTATGAGCCGTCGGAGCTCGTCGCCACGGTGCGCTCGCTCCTGCGCCTGCGCCACGCGGAGCAGCAGGCCCGGCTGCGCACGGACCAGCTCATCGAGATGGACCGGCGCAAGGACGAGTTCCTGGCCATGCTGGGCCACGAGCTGCGCAACCCGCTGGCCGCCATCATGACGGCCATTGGCATCCTGGAGCGCAGGGGCTCCACGGACGACAAGGAAGCGCGGATGCACGGCATCATCCACCGCCAGACGCACCACCTGGCGCGGCTGGTGGATGACCTGCTGGACGTCAGCCGCATCACCCGGGGCAAGGTGGAGCTGCGTCAGGAGCCGGTGAACCTCACGGACAGCTTCCAGCAGGTGCTCTCCATCCTGCGCCCCCGCGTGGAGGAGCGCGGGCTGAAGCTGGAGGCCCACCTGCCGTCCGCGCCGCTGTGGCTCCAGGGGGACGCCACCCGGCTGGAGCAGATCTTCACCAACCTGCTGGACAACGCGGCCAAGTACACCGACCAGGGCACCATCACGGTGGAGCTGTTCCAGGAGGGCGTGGACGGCTCCGCGCAGGCGGTGCTGCGGGTGAAGGACACCGGCATCGGCATCCCGCAGGAGAAGCTGCCCGCGATGTTCGACCTGTTCGCGCAGGCGGACACGTCCCTGGAGCGCTCCCGCGGGGGCCTGGGCATCGGGCTCACGCTGGTGCGCACCCTGGTGCGGATGCACGGCGGCAGCGTGGAGGCCACCAGCGGAGGGCTGGGGCAGGGCAGCGAGTTCGTGGTGAGGCTGCCCCTCTTGCGCGAGGACCGCCTCCGCCGGCTGGATGGAGTGGGCGACGCGGACGCGCGCCGCGCGCGGCGCATCCTCCTGATGGAGGGCCACCCGGACGCGCGCCAGTCGCTGCGCGACCTGCTGGAGCTGTGGGGGCACCAGGTGACGGTGGCCCCGGACGGCGCGCAAGGCGTGGCGCTGGCGATGGAGCAGTCGCCAGAGCTGGTGCTCGTGGAGCTGGGCCTGCCGGGGCTGGACGGCTACCAGGTGGCGCGGGCCCTGCGCACCCGGATGGGACAGGACCTGCGCCTCGTGGCGCTCAGCGGTGACGGCGACGCGGATGACTACCTGCGGGCGCTGAAGGCCGGCTTCGACCTGCACCTCACCCGGCCGGTGCGGCCCACCGACCTGGAGCGTGTCCTGTCGGACCTGTGA
- a CDS encoding cobalamin B12-binding domain-containing protein, whose product MHPSPSVIESLRTRYLTAQLSGNRQEALRLLVDEGLLCGVPLQDLHLSIIQAAQYEIGRLWQENHISVAQEHMATAISQFVLAHLYRHLPRDPSNGKVVMMACVEGELHEVGARMASDFLEMAGFDVRFIGANVPADHLARMVREAPPDLLALSVTMPFHLPQVRESVRKVREVAPALPIAVGGLAFDWTPVIEEELKVSFFGKSARELVASTCRTLGV is encoded by the coding sequence TTGCACCCATCTCCCTCCGTCATCGAATCGCTGCGGACGCGGTACCTCACCGCGCAGCTCTCCGGAAACCGCCAGGAGGCCCTGCGCCTGCTCGTGGATGAAGGGCTGCTGTGCGGCGTGCCGCTCCAGGACCTGCACCTGAGCATCATCCAGGCCGCCCAGTACGAGATTGGCCGGCTCTGGCAGGAGAACCACATCTCCGTGGCCCAGGAGCACATGGCCACCGCCATCTCCCAGTTCGTCCTGGCCCACCTGTACCGCCACCTGCCCCGCGACCCGTCCAACGGCAAGGTCGTGATGATGGCGTGCGTGGAGGGCGAACTGCACGAGGTGGGCGCGCGCATGGCCAGCGACTTCCTGGAGATGGCCGGCTTCGACGTGCGCTTCATCGGCGCCAACGTGCCCGCGGATCACCTGGCCCGGATGGTGCGCGAAGCGCCGCCGGACCTGCTGGCCCTCTCCGTCACCATGCCCTTCCACCTGCCCCAGGTGCGCGAGTCCGTGCGCAAGGTGCGCGAAGTCGCCCCGGCGCTCCCCATCGCCGTGGGGGGACTCGCCTTCGACTGGACGCCCGTCATCGAGGAGGAGCTGAAAGTGTCTTTCTTCGGCAAGAGCGCCCGGGAACTGGTCGCCTCCACCTGTCGAACCCTGGGAGTGTGA
- a CDS encoding RNA polymerase sigma factor — protein MSVDVEAYYRRYGPQVLRRCRFLLRDEEQAVDAMHDVFVQLLRYQSALKDAGPSSLLHQIATRVCLNRLRGAKRRPEDREDELVLRIAASGDVEARTAARGLLDRLFGRVPASSRDIAVLHLVDGMTLEETAREVGLSVSGVRKRLRALSAVLQELEAA, from the coding sequence GTGTCCGTCGATGTGGAGGCCTATTACCGGCGCTATGGCCCCCAGGTGCTCCGGCGCTGTCGCTTCCTGCTGCGCGACGAGGAACAGGCCGTGGACGCCATGCATGACGTGTTCGTGCAGCTGCTGCGCTACCAGTCCGCCCTGAAGGACGCGGGGCCCTCCAGCCTGCTGCATCAGATCGCCACCCGCGTGTGTCTCAACCGCCTGCGCGGCGCGAAGCGACGCCCGGAGGACCGGGAGGATGAGCTGGTGTTGCGCATCGCCGCGTCCGGCGACGTCGAGGCCCGCACCGCCGCTCGGGGCCTGCTGGACCGCCTCTTCGGGCGCGTGCCCGCGTCCAGCCGCGACATCGCCGTGCTCCACCTGGTGGATGGCATGACGCTGGAGGAAACGGCCCGCGAGGTGGGCCTGTCCGTGTCCGGAGTGCGCAAGCGCCTCCGGGCCCTGTCCGCTGTCCTGCAGGAGCTGGAGGCCGCATGA
- a CDS encoding helix-turn-helix transcriptional regulator, with the protein MDKKLATTIGASARVARGRMELTQADVAERIDVATEVYGRLERGGMLPSVQTLMKLCHELHVSADELLGLAAQGVTPSRSSEAPPPTPERPEVRRLLRSVRQLDPAQVKLLGLVANALTRR; encoded by the coding sequence ATGGACAAGAAACTCGCAACCACCATCGGCGCATCAGCAAGGGTCGCCCGGGGTCGCATGGAGCTTACGCAGGCCGACGTGGCCGAGCGAATCGACGTGGCCACGGAAGTGTACGGCCGCCTGGAGCGAGGCGGCATGCTCCCCAGCGTCCAGACCCTGATGAAGCTTTGCCACGAGCTGCACGTCTCCGCGGACGAGTTGCTGGGACTCGCCGCGCAAGGCGTCACCCCGTCGCGCTCCAGTGAAGCCCCACCGCCCACGCCAGAGCGTCCGGAAGTGCGTCGGCTGCTGCGAAGCGTGCGGCAGTTGGATCCGGCCCAGGTGAAGCTGCTGGGATTGGTGGCCAACGCGCTGACGCGGCGGTGA
- a CDS encoding hybrid sensor histidine kinase/response regulator — protein sequence MTPLDDRASGMVDALSRELALACDAHGTVVWRDERAARLLGITPGQSLRSLASAGSEGKVEKLLVQARDEAVDGWELILQRDHKPTTFAFRARPHEGGVVLVGSLVPEDYGTALIQVGTTLGELAALHRETERQQHELKRRAEELARLNRELEESNRGVRSLHAALDEKAESLQRASEIKSRVVANVSHEFRTPLHSILGLSKVLLNPLNGSLAPEQEKQVQFIRGSAEALFELVNDLLDLSKVESGKTALRHSRFVVSDFMSALRGMTRPLLPPESQVALDFEGPAEPLELETDEAKLSQVVRNLVSNAVKFTESGAITVSVAPGPKDTVVFTVKDTGIGIAPENHERVFEEFIQVDSHLQRRVKGTGLGLTLARKLTELLGGALTVRSTLGEGSTFVITLPRVHPEVSEMTGLTQRSQALDPGRSPVLVLEDDRQTLFLYEKYLARSGFQVLPVRTVEDARKVMQRVRPAAMVLDVMLEGETSWSFLAEMKNGEQTRDIPILVVTVTDREQKARALGADEFWLKPVDELRLQKKLTSLARTGPVERLLIIDDDDVHRYLLKQLLKDTSYQLLEASGGREGVRIARESAPHLVFLDFVLPDITAFDVLDELKADPRTRDIPIILHTSHQLQEPERARLARETSAILAKHTLSREVAITRIRDALTKAGLGHRDLREVNPRG from the coding sequence ATGACGCCCTTGGATGACCGCGCCTCTGGGATGGTCGACGCGCTCAGCCGCGAGCTGGCCCTGGCCTGCGACGCGCATGGGACCGTCGTCTGGCGCGACGAGCGCGCCGCCCGCCTGCTGGGCATCACGCCGGGTCAGTCGCTGCGGAGCCTGGCCAGCGCCGGCAGCGAGGGCAAGGTGGAGAAGCTGCTCGTGCAGGCGCGCGACGAAGCCGTGGACGGCTGGGAGCTCATCCTCCAGCGCGACCACAAGCCCACCACCTTCGCCTTCCGCGCCCGGCCCCATGAGGGGGGCGTCGTCCTGGTCGGCAGCCTGGTGCCGGAGGACTACGGCACCGCGCTCATCCAGGTGGGCACCACCTTGGGAGAGCTGGCCGCGCTCCACCGCGAGACGGAGCGCCAGCAGCACGAGCTCAAGCGCCGCGCGGAGGAGCTCGCCCGCCTCAACCGGGAGCTGGAGGAGTCCAACCGGGGCGTCCGGAGCCTGCACGCCGCCCTGGACGAGAAGGCGGAGAGCCTTCAGCGCGCGTCTGAAATCAAGAGCCGCGTGGTGGCCAACGTGAGCCACGAGTTCCGCACGCCGTTGCACTCCATCCTCGGGCTGTCCAAGGTGCTGCTCAATCCGCTCAACGGCAGCCTCGCGCCGGAGCAGGAGAAGCAGGTCCAGTTCATCCGCGGCTCCGCGGAGGCCCTCTTCGAGCTGGTCAACGACCTGCTGGACCTGTCCAAGGTGGAGTCCGGCAAGACGGCGCTGCGCCACAGCCGCTTCGTCGTGTCCGACTTCATGAGCGCGCTGCGCGGCATGACGCGGCCGCTCCTGCCACCGGAGTCCCAGGTGGCGCTCGACTTCGAGGGCCCCGCCGAGCCGCTGGAGCTGGAGACGGACGAAGCCAAGCTCAGCCAGGTGGTGCGCAACCTGGTCTCCAACGCGGTGAAGTTCACCGAGTCCGGCGCCATCACGGTGTCCGTGGCCCCCGGGCCCAAGGACACGGTGGTGTTCACCGTGAAGGACACGGGCATCGGCATCGCCCCGGAGAACCACGAGCGCGTCTTCGAGGAGTTCATCCAGGTGGACAGCCACCTGCAGCGGCGCGTGAAGGGCACCGGCCTGGGCCTGACGCTGGCGCGCAAGCTGACGGAGCTCCTGGGCGGCGCGCTCACCGTGCGGAGCACCCTGGGCGAGGGCTCCACCTTCGTCATCACCCTGCCGCGCGTCCACCCGGAGGTGTCGGAGATGACGGGCCTCACCCAGCGCAGCCAGGCGCTGGACCCCGGGCGCTCGCCGGTGCTGGTGCTGGAGGACGACCGCCAGACGCTGTTCCTCTACGAGAAGTACCTGGCGCGCTCCGGCTTCCAGGTGCTGCCGGTGCGCACCGTGGAGGACGCGCGCAAGGTGATGCAGCGCGTGCGGCCCGCCGCCATGGTGCTGGACGTGATGCTGGAGGGCGAGACGAGCTGGAGCTTCCTCGCGGAGATGAAGAACGGCGAACAGACGCGCGACATCCCCATCCTCGTCGTCACCGTGACGGACCGCGAGCAGAAGGCCCGCGCCCTGGGCGCCGACGAGTTCTGGCTCAAGCCCGTGGACGAGCTGCGCCTGCAGAAGAAGCTGACGTCGCTCGCGCGCACCGGGCCGGTGGAGCGGCTGCTCATCATCGACGACGACGACGTGCACCGCTACCTGCTCAAGCAGCTGCTCAAGGACACGTCCTACCAACTGCTGGAGGCCTCCGGCGGCCGCGAGGGCGTGCGCATCGCCCGCGAGAGCGCCCCGCACCTCGTCTTCCTGGACTTCGTGCTGCCAGACATCACCGCCTTCGACGTGCTGGACGAACTGAAGGCGGATCCACGCACGCGCGACATCCCCATCATCCTGCACACCTCCCACCAGCTCCAGGAGCCGGAGCGGGCGCGGCTCGCGCGCGAGACCTCCGCCATCCTCGCCAAGCACACGCTCAGCCGGGAGGTGGCCATCACGCGCATCCGCGACGCGCTGACCAAGGCGGGCCTGGGGCACCGGGACCTGCGGGAGGTGAACCCCCGTGGCTGA
- a CDS encoding ActD-like protein, producing the protein MMSPHRTPDWLLERIALGELPPDELAAARDRLAHEPDGPARLAALEADSRATLEALPPDRVAREVKARAARKLQLVPPHAEAPPSRPSWRFLPALVPVLAAAAVVVLARPGSSPEGQEAPHSPWPGTEAPPGVLEATRSKGLQPRLDVHRQVASRTERLTDGAPAQAGDVVQLSYTAAGRVQGVIVSVDGRGAVTAHLPDQGDTSVPLARSGTHLLPRAYELDDAPGFERFFLITADAPFDREDVMAAARVLAASPDARTAPLALPSGLGQTSFLLEKPSR; encoded by the coding sequence ATGATGTCCCCCCACCGCACCCCGGATTGGCTGCTGGAGCGCATCGCGCTGGGAGAGCTGCCCCCGGACGAGCTCGCCGCCGCCCGCGACCGCCTGGCCCACGAACCGGACGGCCCCGCGCGCCTCGCCGCCCTGGAGGCCGACTCACGCGCCACCCTGGAGGCCCTGCCCCCCGACCGCGTCGCCCGCGAGGTGAAGGCCCGCGCCGCCCGCAAGCTCCAGCTCGTGCCCCCCCACGCGGAGGCGCCGCCGTCGCGCCCTTCGTGGCGCTTCCTGCCCGCCCTGGTGCCGGTGCTCGCCGCCGCCGCCGTGGTCGTCCTCGCGAGGCCGGGCTCCTCGCCGGAGGGACAGGAGGCGCCGCACTCGCCCTGGCCGGGCACCGAGGCCCCCCCGGGTGTCCTGGAGGCCACGCGCAGCAAGGGGCTCCAGCCTCGGCTCGACGTGCACCGCCAGGTCGCCTCCCGCACCGAGCGCCTCACCGACGGCGCCCCCGCCCAGGCCGGTGACGTGGTGCAGCTGTCGTACACCGCCGCCGGCAGGGTCCAGGGCGTCATCGTCTCCGTGGACGGCCGGGGCGCCGTCACCGCGCACCTGCCGGATCAGGGCGACACGTCCGTGCCGCTGGCGCGCTCCGGCACGCACCTGCTGCCCCGCGCCTATGAGCTGGACGACGCCCCCGGCTTCGAGCGCTTCTTCCTCATCACCGCCGACGCCCCCTTCGACCGGGAGGACGTGATGGCCGCCGCGCGCGTGCTCGCCGCATCCCCCGACGCCCGCACCGCGCCGCTGGCCCTGCCCTCGGGCCTGGGCCAGACATCCTTCCTGCTGGAGAAGCCCTCGCGATGA